The Pseudomonadota bacterium genome has a segment encoding these proteins:
- a CDS encoding SMP-30/gluconolactonase/LRE family protein: MKQDLGPWLIIAALALFPVAPSVAEEGAASEPAALGRIVRLGTRLDGIVAADAKLEKLADGYAWLEGPVWLRRDSALLFSDVPNNVIHRYDAESGVSVFLQPSGYTGTDPLTGSAPGSNGLAIDPTSGRLVICQHGDRRVVRIEADGSKTILAERYDGKRLNSPNDAVFRANGDLYFTDPPFGLPQGFKDPGKELPMSGVYRLPPGGELTLLVQDLTAPNGLAFSPDGKTLYLSDSDPDRPAWYYYDVREDDGGLENRRLFADALPFSAGRKGAPDGIKVDREGYVFAAGPGGVYIFAPDGEHLGTIETGVPTANLAFGNDGSMLYITAETTLYRISLLTVGAGF; this comes from the coding sequence ATGAAACAAGACCTCGGCCCCTGGTTGATCATCGCCGCACTCGCCTTATTCCCGGTCGCCCCCTCCGTCGCGGAAGAGGGGGCGGCGAGCGAGCCTGCCGCTCTGGGCCGCATCGTGCGGCTCGGCACGCGCCTCGACGGGATCGTCGCGGCGGATGCGAAGCTCGAAAAGCTCGCGGACGGCTATGCCTGGCTCGAAGGTCCCGTGTGGCTGCGCCGGGACAGCGCCCTCCTCTTCTCCGACGTGCCTAACAACGTGATCCATCGCTATGACGCGGAATCGGGAGTATCGGTCTTCTTGCAGCCGAGCGGTTACACGGGTACCGACCCGCTCACGGGCAGTGCGCCCGGCTCGAACGGGCTCGCCATCGATCCGACGAGCGGGAGGCTCGTCATCTGCCAGCACGGCGATCGGCGCGTCGTGCGCATCGAAGCCGACGGCAGCAAGACGATACTGGCAGAACGCTATGACGGCAAGCGCCTGAACAGCCCGAACGACGCGGTGTTCCGCGCCAATGGCGATCTGTACTTCACCGATCCGCCCTTCGGCCTGCCCCAGGGCTTTAAGGACCCCGGCAAGGAGCTCCCCATGAGCGGCGTCTACCGGCTCCCGCCCGGCGGCGAGCTGACGCTTTTGGTCCAGGACCTCACGGCCCCGAACGGCCTGGCCTTCTCGCCCGACGGCAAGACCTTGTACCTGAGCGACTCCGATCCGGATCGCCCGGCCTGGTACTACTACGACGTGCGCGAGGACGACGGCGGGCTCGAAAACCGACGTCTTTTCGCGGACGCCCTCCCCTTCAGCGCGGGCCGAAAAGGCGCACCCGACGGTATCAAGGTCGACCGCGAGGGGTACGTGTTCGCGGCCGGTCCCGGCGGGGTCTACATCTTCGCACCGGATGGGGAGCACCTCGGCACCATCGAGACCGGCGTACCCACCGCCAACCTCGCCTTCGGCAACGACGGCTCGATGCTCTACATCACCGCCGAGACCACCCTCTACCGGATCTCGCTGCTCACGGTCGGTGCCGGGTTTTGA
- the glmU gene encoding bifunctional UDP-N-acetylglucosamine diphosphorylase/glucosamine-1-phosphate N-acetyltransferase GlmU → MSLSVVILAAGQGKRMRSALPKVLHRLGGKPLLEHAYRAARDLRPEQVYVVYGHGGEQVRDALGYLGVQWIEQDRQLGTGHAVAQALPFIDSGMDPGDTVLVLYGDVPLITAETLDRLVKASDGGRLSLLTVELPDPSGYGRIVRDAAAHVQRIVEDRDASPVERAIGEVNTGMMAVSASHLKRWVARLENQNAQGEYYLTDVIAMAVADGVVVEPVSPASVFEVMGVNDRVQLALLERRYQRCQAEQLMRQGVTLLDPARFDLRGDLQAGQDVVIDVNVVLEGRVRLGDRVTIGPNNCIRDADIGDDASILPNCVIEGAEIGRGARVGPFSRLRPETRLAEEVHVGNFVEVKKSAVMSGTKINHLSYIGDAEVGRDTNIGAGTITCNYDGANKHKTVIGERVFIGSDTQLIAPVEVGDGATIGAGTTLTQDAPPGQLTLGRARQTTIAGWERPKKKR, encoded by the coding sequence GTGTCACTCAGCGTCGTGATCCTGGCCGCCGGGCAGGGCAAGCGCATGCGCTCGGCCCTGCCCAAGGTCCTGCACCGCCTCGGTGGCAAGCCGCTCTTGGAGCACGCCTATCGCGCCGCGCGCGATCTCCGACCCGAGCAGGTCTACGTCGTTTACGGCCACGGCGGTGAGCAGGTCCGCGATGCATTAGGCTACCTCGGCGTCCAGTGGATCGAGCAGGACCGGCAACTCGGGACCGGCCATGCCGTGGCCCAGGCACTCCCCTTCATCGACTCGGGTATGGACCCAGGCGACACGGTCCTCGTCCTCTACGGCGATGTCCCGCTCATCACCGCGGAGACCCTCGACCGGCTGGTCAAGGCATCCGACGGCGGGCGCCTGTCACTGTTGACGGTCGAGCTTCCCGATCCCTCGGGCTACGGACGCATCGTCCGGGATGCGGCCGCTCATGTGCAACGCATCGTCGAAGATCGGGACGCGAGCCCGGTGGAGCGCGCGATCGGCGAGGTCAATACCGGCATGATGGCCGTGTCGGCCTCGCATCTGAAACGATGGGTAGCGCGTCTCGAGAACCAGAACGCGCAAGGGGAGTATTACCTGACGGACGTGATCGCGATGGCGGTCGCGGACGGGGTCGTGGTCGAGCCCGTGAGTCCGGCCTCTGTTTTCGAGGTCATGGGTGTCAACGATCGGGTCCAGCTCGCCCTTCTGGAGCGTCGCTATCAGCGATGCCAGGCTGAGCAGTTAATGCGGCAGGGCGTCACGCTCCTCGACCCCGCTCGCTTCGATCTTCGAGGAGATTTACAAGCTGGGCAAGACGTGGTCATCGATGTCAACGTGGTCCTGGAGGGCCGCGTGCGCCTGGGCGATCGGGTGACCATCGGCCCCAACAACTGCATCCGGGACGCCGACATCGGCGACGACGCGTCGATCCTCCCGAACTGCGTGATCGAGGGCGCCGAGATCGGCCGGGGCGCGCGCGTCGGTCCGTTTTCGCGCCTCCGGCCCGAGACCCGGCTCGCCGAGGAAGTCCACGTCGGCAACTTCGTCGAGGTCAAGAAGTCCGCCGTCATGTCCGGCACCAAGATCAACCACCTGAGCTATATCGGGGACGCCGAGGTGGGCCGCGACACCAATATCGGGGCCGGCACCATCACCTGCAACTACGACGGCGCGAACAAGCACAAGACCGTCATCGGCGAGCGGGTCTTCATCGGCTCCGATACCCAGCTCATTGCCCCGGTCGAGGTCGGGGATGGGGCCACGATCGGCGCCGGCACGACCCTGACCCAGGACGCACCGCCTGGACAGCTCACCCTCGGCCGCGCACGCCAGACGACGATTGCCGGCTGGGAGCGACCGAAGAAGAAAAGGTAG
- a CDS encoding F0F1 ATP synthase subunit epsilon codes for MAMTIHIDIVSAEASIYSGQAEMVFAPAEMGEVGIAAGHTSLLTRLKPGEVRLKLSSGEEEAFYVSGGILEVQPSMVTVLSDTAVRAHDIDEASALEARARAEQMLSDKSGQIDYAKALAEYAEAAAQLQAIQRLRRLAGRS; via the coding sequence ATGGCCATGACCATCCACATCGACATCGTGAGCGCCGAGGCATCGATTTATTCGGGGCAGGCCGAGATGGTGTTCGCGCCCGCAGAGATGGGCGAGGTCGGCATCGCCGCCGGCCATACCTCGCTTTTGACCCGGCTCAAACCAGGGGAAGTCCGACTCAAGCTCTCGAGCGGCGAGGAGGAGGCGTTCTACGTCTCGGGCGGGATCCTGGAGGTCCAGCCGAGCATGGTGACGGTCCTCTCCGACACCGCGGTACGCGCCCACGACATCGACGAGGCCTCCGCGCTCGAGGCCAGGGCCCGCGCCGAGCAGATGCTCTCCGACAAGAGCGGGCAGATCGACTACGCCAAGGCGCTGGCCGAGTACGCCGAGGCCGCCGCCCAGCTTCAAGCGATCCAACGCCTGCGCCGGCTGGCAGGGCGGTCGTAA
- the atpD gene encoding F0F1 ATP synthase subunit beta, with protein MSTGKVVQIIGAVVDAEFPSKAVPKIYDALLVEASGTTLEVQQQLGGGVVRTIALGSTDGLKRGLKATNTGAPISVPVGQKTLGRIIDVLGAPIDEKGPIGEEERWPIHRAAPKFVELSPTTELLETGIKVIDLICPFAKGGKVGLFGGAGVGKTVNMMELIRNIATEHSGYSVFAGVGERTREGNDFYHEMTESKVLDKVSLVYGQMNEPPGNRLRVGLTGLTLAEFFRDEGRDVLLFIDNIYRFTLAGVECSALLGRMPSAVGYQPTLAEEMGRLQERITSTRTGSITSIQAVYVPADDLTDPSPATTFAHLDATVVLSRQIAELGIYPAVDPLDSTSRQLDPLVVGQEHYETARAVQQTLQRYKELRDIIAILGMDELSETDKLTVSRARKIQRFLSQPFFVAEDFTGSAGKYVPLKETIKGFKGIVEGEYDSLPEQAFYMLGSIEEATEKAQRL; from the coding sequence TTGAGCACCGGAAAGGTGGTACAGATCATCGGCGCCGTGGTGGACGCGGAGTTTCCGAGCAAGGCCGTGCCCAAGATCTACGACGCCCTCCTCGTCGAGGCGAGCGGCACGACCCTCGAGGTCCAGCAGCAGCTCGGCGGGGGGGTGGTGCGCACCATCGCGCTCGGCTCGACCGACGGCTTGAAGCGCGGCCTCAAGGCGACCAACACCGGCGCGCCGATCTCCGTCCCCGTGGGACAAAAGACGCTCGGCCGGATCATCGACGTGCTAGGCGCGCCGATCGACGAGAAGGGCCCGATCGGGGAAGAAGAGAGGTGGCCGATCCATCGCGCGGCCCCGAAGTTCGTAGAGCTGTCGCCGACTACCGAGCTTCTCGAGACCGGCATCAAGGTCATCGATCTCATCTGCCCGTTCGCCAAGGGCGGCAAGGTCGGGCTCTTCGGCGGCGCGGGGGTCGGTAAGACCGTCAACATGATGGAGCTGATCCGCAACATCGCCACCGAGCACAGCGGCTACTCGGTGTTCGCGGGCGTGGGCGAACGCACTCGCGAGGGCAACGACTTCTACCACGAGATGACCGAGTCCAAGGTCCTCGACAAGGTCTCGCTCGTCTACGGCCAGATGAATGAGCCGCCCGGCAACCGCCTGCGCGTGGGCCTGACCGGGCTCACCCTCGCCGAGTTTTTTCGCGACGAGGGGCGTGATGTGCTCCTCTTCATCGACAACATCTACCGCTTCACACTCGCGGGTGTCGAGTGCTCGGCGCTCTTGGGGCGCATGCCCTCGGCGGTCGGTTACCAGCCGACCCTGGCCGAGGAGATGGGCAGGCTCCAGGAGCGCATCACCTCGACGCGCACGGGCTCCATTACTTCGATACAGGCCGTGTACGTCCCGGCCGACGACCTGACCGATCCCTCGCCGGCCACGACCTTCGCGCACCTGGATGCGACCGTGGTGCTCTCGCGCCAGATCGCGGAGCTCGGAATCTATCCGGCCGTGGACCCGCTCGACTCGACCAGCCGCCAACTCGACCCCCTGGTCGTCGGTCAGGAGCACTACGAGACGGCCCGTGCGGTGCAGCAGACCTTGCAGCGCTACAAGGAGCTTCGCGACATCATCGCCATCCTGGGCATGGACGAGCTGTCGGAGACCGACAAGCTGACGGTCTCCCGTGCGCGGAAGATCCAGCGCTTCCTCTCCCAGCCGTTCTTCGTGGCCGAGGACTTCACGGGGAGCGCCGGCAAGTACGTGCCCCTCAAGGAGACCATCAAGGGCTTCAAGGGGATCGTGGAGGGGGAGTACGACAGCCTCCCCGAGCAGGCCTTCTATATGCTCGGCTCCATCGAGGAGGCCACGGAGAAAGCCCAGCGGCTGTAG
- a CDS encoding acyltransferase, which produces MRVGYYQFRPLFGQPRRNFAKVLAALADTTADLIVLPELAFSGYHFRDRDEALALAEDPANSETVESLSALCLKRDLHLVTGFCERSGERVYNSALLIGPKGVEHVYRKLHLFAEEKRCFDAGDVPLSVQELRGARIGLMVCFDWAFPEVARVLAIQGAEVLCHPSNLVLGYCQEAMLTRCLENRVYAITANRFGRDQRPHGELCFTGKSQVAAPGGGLIHRALSQREQLFVTEIDLAEARNKRITPWNDLLSDRRPAWYRDLEALPAAGPVP; this is translated from the coding sequence ATGCGCGTCGGCTACTACCAGTTCCGGCCCCTGTTCGGCCAGCCCCGGCGCAACTTCGCCAAGGTACTCGCTGCCCTCGCCGACACAACGGCCGATCTCATCGTCCTCCCCGAGCTGGCGTTCAGCGGCTATCACTTCCGGGATCGCGACGAGGCCCTAGCCTTGGCAGAAGACCCCGCCAACTCCGAGACCGTGGAGTCGCTGAGCGCGCTTTGCCTGAAACGGGATCTTCATCTGGTCACAGGGTTCTGCGAGCGGTCCGGCGAGCGCGTCTACAACAGCGCGCTCCTGATCGGTCCGAAGGGCGTCGAGCACGTGTACCGCAAGCTCCACCTCTTCGCCGAGGAAAAGCGCTGCTTCGATGCCGGCGACGTCCCGCTCTCGGTCCAGGAGCTGCGAGGCGCGCGGATCGGTCTCATGGTGTGCTTCGACTGGGCCTTCCCGGAGGTCGCGAGGGTCCTCGCGATCCAAGGTGCCGAGGTCCTCTGCCACCCCTCCAACCTGGTCCTGGGATACTGCCAAGAGGCCATGTTGACCCGCTGCCTCGAGAACCGGGTCTACGCCATCACCGCCAACCGCTTCGGGCGCGACCAACGACCCCACGGCGAGCTCTGCTTCACGGGCAAGAGCCAGGTTGCCGCACCCGGCGGCGGCTTGATCCACCGCGCGCTTTCCCAGCGCGAACAGCTTTTCGTTACCGAGATCGATCTCGCCGAGGCTCGCAACAAGCGCATCACACCCTGGAACGACCTCCTGTCCGACCGGCGGCCGGCGTGGTATCGAGATCTGGAGGCTCTCCCGGCGGCCGGTCCCGTGCCGTGA